A stretch of the Neofelis nebulosa isolate mNeoNeb1 chromosome 1, mNeoNeb1.pri, whole genome shotgun sequence genome encodes the following:
- the INSYN2B gene encoding protein INSYN2B isoform X1 translates to MAQQNMKVRPVLLKRNSLESVEFVKEPHHRRSKSQQVRFKEDGTSKTPPGLAEADVQTSEDPGAMGKTQASRHHHLPTYSLSFPRSQKAGGFRNIAIQTSPSLRKHFPVFKRKRLTASKSLVEMPTASQSAIQVNGNLSEQDIVSSDLAYLRLAQHLEDGPRRVKVSHPFPPRMSKVQSNGPISICLEAGAWRASEKATAAIQVPDDIYHSPTWAARKSTFSPDRSGDISNSIHPLVDICPGDGRTVPLSDSERSPSCLNATSDASHMPGTGKLKPELLLPKDNSDDKDLGPLSSRSKETCVPSPPRTHRSPSPGSHSQPAHPGGASDYSSSNNNHQDLLSLKTNSVSKSVPMCQEQMAKNPTQSDTQDFPNCSGNSHLPAPLPRRETTLQSSRETGGINPIHLARGELCDLQGRLQSVEESLHSNQEKIKVLLNVIQDLEKARALTEGRNFYRTGQDLNNCSTCQNTACIIYSVEYDFRQQEGRFHEVLQSLEEAEPVEEASPPPKSPAEPPVPEKQDLRRKTKKVKKKCFWWI, encoded by the exons ATGGCCCAGCAAAATATGAAAGTGCGGCCTGTGCTTCTAAAGCGTAACAGCCTAGAGTCAGTGGAGTTTGTGAAGGAACCCCACCACCGCAGGAGCAAATCTCAACAGGTTCGATTCAAGGAAGATGGGACCAGTAAGACTCCACCTGGCCTAGCTGAGGCTGATGTCCAGACTTCTGAGGACCCAGGTGCGATGGGCAAGACTCAAGCCTCCAGGCACCATCACCTTCCCACCTACTCACTCTCCTTCCCCAGGTCCCAGAAGGCAGGGGGCTTTCGGAACATTGCGATCCAAACCTCCCCCAGTCTCAGGAAGCATTTCCCAGTTTTCAAAAGGAAGAGACTCACAGCCAGCAAGTCCCTGGTAGAAATGCCAACAGCATCCCAAAGTGCCATCCAGGTCAACGGCAACCTCTCTGAACAGGACATTGTGTCCTCTGACCTTGCCTACTTAAGATTAGCTCAACATCTTGAGGATGGGCCTCGAAGGGTCAAAGTGTCTCATCCATTTCCTCCTAGAATGTCCAAGGTGCAAAGCAATGGGCCTATTAGCATATGCTTGGAAGCAGGGGCTTGGAGGGCCTCAGAGAAAGCAACTGCTGCCATTCAGGTCCCCGATGATATTTACCACAGTCCTACCTGGGCAGCTAGAAAGTCCACTTTCAGCCCAGACAGGTCAGGTGATATAAGCAACTCCATACATCCTTTGGTTGACATATGTCCAGGTGATGGGAGAACAGTGCCACTATCAGATTCAGAAAGATCCCCTTCCTGCTTAAATGCCACCAGCGATGCCAGCCACATGCCAGGCACAGGGAAACTTAAACCCGAATTGCTTTTGCCCAAAGACAACTCTGATGACAAAGACCTTGGACCATTGTCATCTCGGTCAAAGGAAACATGTGTTCCCTCACCTCCACGGACTCACCGCTCCCCCTCACCAGGCTCCCACAGCCAGCCAGCCCATCCAGGAGGGGCTTCAGACTATTCTTCATCGAACAACAATCACCAGGATCTGCTGTCACTCAAAACTAACAGTGTGTCAAAATCTGTCCCCATGTGTCAGGAGCAGATGGCAAAGAACCCCACCCAGTCAGACACCCAGGACTTTCCAAATTGTTCAGGAAACAGTCACCTCCCAGCTCCTCTTCCAAGGAGGGAGACCACACTGCAGAGCAGCAGAGAGACTGGTGGGATTAATCCAATTCACCTGGCACGGGGGGAGCTCTGTGATCTCCAAGGCAGGCTACAGTCCGTGGAGGAATCTCTGCATTCGAACCAAGAGAAAATTAAAGTCCTTTTGAATGTAATCCAAGACTTGGAGAAAGCTCGAGCTCTCACAGAAGg GCGCAACTTTTATCGAACTGGCCAAGATCTCAACAACTGCAGTACCTGCCAGAATACAGCGTGCATCATATACAG TGTAGAATATGATTTTCGACAGCAGGAAGGCAGGTTCCATGAAGTTCTACAGAGTCTGGAGGAAGCAGAACCAGTTGAGGAGGCATCTCCCCCACCAAAGTCCCCAGCAGAGCCTCCAGTCCCTGAGAAACAGGACTtaaggaggaaaaccaagaaagtgaagaagaaatgCTTCTGGTGGATCTGA
- the INSYN2B gene encoding protein INSYN2B isoform X2: MAQQNMKVRPVLLKRNSLESVEFVKEPHHRRSKSQQVRFKEDGTSKTPPGLAEADVQTSEDPGAMGKTQASRHHHLPTYSLSFPRSQKAGGFRNIAIQTSPSLRKHFPVFKRKRLTASKSLVEMPTASQSAIQVNGNLSEQDIVSSDLAYLRLAQHLEDGPRRVKVSHPFPPRMSKVQSNGPISICLEAGAWRASEKATAAIQVPDDIYHSPTWAARKSTFSPDRSGDISNSIHPLVDICPGDGRTVPLSDSERSPSCLNATSDASHMPGTGKLKPELLLPKDNSDDKDLGPLSSRSKETCVPSPPRTHRSPSPGSHSQPAHPGGASDYSSSNNNHQDLLSLKTNSVSKSVPMCQEQMAKNPTQSDTQDFPNCSGNSHLPAPLPRRETTLQSSRETGGINPIHLARGELCDLQGRLQSVEESLHSNQEKIKVLLNVIQDLEKARALTEGRNFYRTGQDLNNCSTCQNTACIIYRAWLSILERRCKHLLYLLCKLCAHSNIKMSRTTQS; this comes from the exons ATGGCCCAGCAAAATATGAAAGTGCGGCCTGTGCTTCTAAAGCGTAACAGCCTAGAGTCAGTGGAGTTTGTGAAGGAACCCCACCACCGCAGGAGCAAATCTCAACAGGTTCGATTCAAGGAAGATGGGACCAGTAAGACTCCACCTGGCCTAGCTGAGGCTGATGTCCAGACTTCTGAGGACCCAGGTGCGATGGGCAAGACTCAAGCCTCCAGGCACCATCACCTTCCCACCTACTCACTCTCCTTCCCCAGGTCCCAGAAGGCAGGGGGCTTTCGGAACATTGCGATCCAAACCTCCCCCAGTCTCAGGAAGCATTTCCCAGTTTTCAAAAGGAAGAGACTCACAGCCAGCAAGTCCCTGGTAGAAATGCCAACAGCATCCCAAAGTGCCATCCAGGTCAACGGCAACCTCTCTGAACAGGACATTGTGTCCTCTGACCTTGCCTACTTAAGATTAGCTCAACATCTTGAGGATGGGCCTCGAAGGGTCAAAGTGTCTCATCCATTTCCTCCTAGAATGTCCAAGGTGCAAAGCAATGGGCCTATTAGCATATGCTTGGAAGCAGGGGCTTGGAGGGCCTCAGAGAAAGCAACTGCTGCCATTCAGGTCCCCGATGATATTTACCACAGTCCTACCTGGGCAGCTAGAAAGTCCACTTTCAGCCCAGACAGGTCAGGTGATATAAGCAACTCCATACATCCTTTGGTTGACATATGTCCAGGTGATGGGAGAACAGTGCCACTATCAGATTCAGAAAGATCCCCTTCCTGCTTAAATGCCACCAGCGATGCCAGCCACATGCCAGGCACAGGGAAACTTAAACCCGAATTGCTTTTGCCCAAAGACAACTCTGATGACAAAGACCTTGGACCATTGTCATCTCGGTCAAAGGAAACATGTGTTCCCTCACCTCCACGGACTCACCGCTCCCCCTCACCAGGCTCCCACAGCCAGCCAGCCCATCCAGGAGGGGCTTCAGACTATTCTTCATCGAACAACAATCACCAGGATCTGCTGTCACTCAAAACTAACAGTGTGTCAAAATCTGTCCCCATGTGTCAGGAGCAGATGGCAAAGAACCCCACCCAGTCAGACACCCAGGACTTTCCAAATTGTTCAGGAAACAGTCACCTCCCAGCTCCTCTTCCAAGGAGGGAGACCACACTGCAGAGCAGCAGAGAGACTGGTGGGATTAATCCAATTCACCTGGCACGGGGGGAGCTCTGTGATCTCCAAGGCAGGCTACAGTCCGTGGAGGAATCTCTGCATTCGAACCAAGAGAAAATTAAAGTCCTTTTGAATGTAATCCAAGACTTGGAGAAAGCTCGAGCTCTCACAGAAGg GCGCAACTTTTATCGAACTGGCCAAGATCTCAACAACTGCAGTACCTGCCAGAATACAGCGTGCATCATATACAG GGCCTGGTTGTCCATTCTTGAACGGAGATGTAAACACCTACTCTACCTACTTTGTAAGCTCTGTGCACATTCCAACATCAAAATGAGCAGAACGACCCAGAGCTGA
- the INSYN2B gene encoding protein INSYN2B isoform X3, which yields MAQQNMKVRPVLLKRNSLESVEFVKEPHHRRSKSQQVRFKEDGTSKTPPGLAEADVQTSEDPGAMGKTQASRHHHLPTYSLSFPRSQKAGGFRNIAIQTSPSLRKHFPVFKRKRLTASKSLVEMPTASQSAIQVNGNLSEQDIVSSDLAYLRLAQHLEDGPRRVKVSHPFPPRMSKVQSNGPISICLEAGAWRASEKATAAIQVPDDIYHSPTWAARKSTFSPDRSGDISNSIHPLVDICPGDGRTVPLSDSERSPSCLNATSDASHMPGTGKLKPELLLPKDNSDDKDLGPLSSRSKETCVPSPPRTHRSPSPGSHSQPAHPGGASDYSSSNNNHQDLLSLKTNSVSKSVPMCQEQMAKNPTQSDTQDFPNCSGNSHLPAPLPRRETTLQSSRETGGINPIHLARGELCDLQGRLQSVEESLHSNQEKIKVLLNVIQDLEKARALTEGRNFYRTGQDLNNCSTCQNTACIIYRI from the exons ATGGCCCAGCAAAATATGAAAGTGCGGCCTGTGCTTCTAAAGCGTAACAGCCTAGAGTCAGTGGAGTTTGTGAAGGAACCCCACCACCGCAGGAGCAAATCTCAACAGGTTCGATTCAAGGAAGATGGGACCAGTAAGACTCCACCTGGCCTAGCTGAGGCTGATGTCCAGACTTCTGAGGACCCAGGTGCGATGGGCAAGACTCAAGCCTCCAGGCACCATCACCTTCCCACCTACTCACTCTCCTTCCCCAGGTCCCAGAAGGCAGGGGGCTTTCGGAACATTGCGATCCAAACCTCCCCCAGTCTCAGGAAGCATTTCCCAGTTTTCAAAAGGAAGAGACTCACAGCCAGCAAGTCCCTGGTAGAAATGCCAACAGCATCCCAAAGTGCCATCCAGGTCAACGGCAACCTCTCTGAACAGGACATTGTGTCCTCTGACCTTGCCTACTTAAGATTAGCTCAACATCTTGAGGATGGGCCTCGAAGGGTCAAAGTGTCTCATCCATTTCCTCCTAGAATGTCCAAGGTGCAAAGCAATGGGCCTATTAGCATATGCTTGGAAGCAGGGGCTTGGAGGGCCTCAGAGAAAGCAACTGCTGCCATTCAGGTCCCCGATGATATTTACCACAGTCCTACCTGGGCAGCTAGAAAGTCCACTTTCAGCCCAGACAGGTCAGGTGATATAAGCAACTCCATACATCCTTTGGTTGACATATGTCCAGGTGATGGGAGAACAGTGCCACTATCAGATTCAGAAAGATCCCCTTCCTGCTTAAATGCCACCAGCGATGCCAGCCACATGCCAGGCACAGGGAAACTTAAACCCGAATTGCTTTTGCCCAAAGACAACTCTGATGACAAAGACCTTGGACCATTGTCATCTCGGTCAAAGGAAACATGTGTTCCCTCACCTCCACGGACTCACCGCTCCCCCTCACCAGGCTCCCACAGCCAGCCAGCCCATCCAGGAGGGGCTTCAGACTATTCTTCATCGAACAACAATCACCAGGATCTGCTGTCACTCAAAACTAACAGTGTGTCAAAATCTGTCCCCATGTGTCAGGAGCAGATGGCAAAGAACCCCACCCAGTCAGACACCCAGGACTTTCCAAATTGTTCAGGAAACAGTCACCTCCCAGCTCCTCTTCCAAGGAGGGAGACCACACTGCAGAGCAGCAGAGAGACTGGTGGGATTAATCCAATTCACCTGGCACGGGGGGAGCTCTGTGATCTCCAAGGCAGGCTACAGTCCGTGGAGGAATCTCTGCATTCGAACCAAGAGAAAATTAAAGTCCTTTTGAATGTAATCCAAGACTTGGAGAAAGCTCGAGCTCTCACAGAAGg GCGCAACTTTTATCGAACTGGCCAAGATCTCAACAACTGCAGTACCTGCCAGAATACAGCGTGCATCATATACAG AATATGA